Genomic window (Fusarium oxysporum f. sp. lycopersici 4287 chromosome 11, whole genome shotgun sequence):
TATGAAAAACACAATCGACGTTTTTAACATGCTCGAAACTGTCGAAGGATCATGTGTTGACGTGGTGATTTGAATTTATTTTCATCAACTTGCCCATTTAAGATCGAGATACTGCCAATTTTCTTAACCAGTGTCCGCGCTTATATAGCTAACTTCTCTGCCATTGTGCTTGAAGAATCCTGGCTAGAAGACTAATATCCTCCCTTTGCAAGGTAATTCTTGATACATGCGTGGGCTGTTAAGTATGGACTGAATGATGTTGGGACTATTCTGTCTGTGTAGTACCCTAGAGCGGTTTTGCACTACGCAAATTTCACTCAGGTCTGTGATATGTACATATTTGCAAATTGGAAATAAAATGATCATCGAACTGGCACGGTCCTATAGTCTAGTGGTCATGACGTTGGATTTTGATCACCCTCAAAGTCTTCCAAAGACCCCGGTTCGAACCCGGGTAGGACCTCATTTTTTCTCATCTGGCGTTTCGCGTCACCACTTTTTGCCCAAGTTCACTCCCTCTCTCCGTTCAGTCCCCCATCACGTTCTGGAAATCTCAATGACGCGTCGGCAACTCGGTCACATCACCAAGGGTCCAACCCCAGCTTTTTCAAGTCATCAAGTGGAGCCAACCTGGAGAACCCGCACCAACCAGCACCTCAgccatcaacgccatgcTTATAGCAGCCTAGTCCCACGTCACCAGACCATTCCCCTTCTCCGCATCTTCCTCATTGGCTCCGTTTCTCTCTTGCCTCCTGAAAAACAATATCACGAAATTCCTCGCGGTCGATGGTAGCGACATGATGGTGCTCGGCATGGGCTGGCATAAGCCTGACAACTTTGCCGGTTCGTCGAGTCGGGCGATCACGATTGGGTTGTTTGTTGCGTCAGGAGGTTTGTTGTTTGGCTATGATCTGGGGTGAGTTTCGTAAAAAAATGTCTCGTTGGTTTTTGGGATTCTGCGGCGCCGTGAGCATCGCCTTATGCCTGCATGCGACATTGCTATTCTCTCCGCTCTCTTGTGTTCTATCGCCTGATGAATGTTGGGCTGCGCGTTGAGTACAGTTGTCGCGAGATAGCCTCAAAGGTCTCTCCTTATTGACATTGATCGGCAACACTATGGCCCTGACTAACCTCATCTCACTCATAGCGTCATCAACGGCATTCTCGCCATGTCTGTCTTCAAAGACCACTTCAGCACCAACCATTCCTGCAAAGACGATGAAGGACACATCGATCTCTGTCCCGAAGACTCATCTCTCATCGTCGCCATTCTCAGCGGTGGAGCCGCCATCGGCGCTTTAGTCGCAGCTCCATCTGGTGACAGCATCGGGCGGCGGAAGACATTACTCGCAGCTGTCACCACATTTTGTATTGGAGCAATCTTTCAAATATGCGCTAGAGCAACACCAATGTTATTAGTAGGAAGGTAAGTTATTTATCGGTGATTTGTCGCGattgatgctgatgagaaAGGTTACTTGCTGGTGTTGCAGTCGGAGCTATTTCCGTTCTCGTCCCTCTTTACCAGTCCGAGACTGCACCGAAATGGATACGCGGGACCATCATATGCGCCTATCAGTTCTCCATCACGGTGGGGATATTAACTGCGACTACTATCAACGTCGGCACATCGAATATCAACAGCGATGCCGCATATCGGATACCACTTGGCCTCCAACTCGTACCCGGCCTCATCCTGGCCGCTGGTATTCTTTATCTCCCAGAGACTCCTCGGTTTCTCGTCAAGAAAGGACGGTTAGTAGAGGCGGGAATATCTTTGAGTCGTTTTCGCAGACTGGATATGACGCATCCTGCTCTGGTGGATGAGCTTCAAGAGATTATCGCAAATCATCAGTATGAACTAACCCTCGGTCACGATACATATAAAGCTCTCTTTGCGAGAAACTCCTCCCTTGGCCGTCGAACCATGACTGGATGTGGGCTACAAATGCTGCAACAACTAACTGGTATTAACTTCGTTATGTATTACGGAACCACTTTCTTCAGCAATGCCGGGATCAACAAGCCCTTCCTCACTAACCTAGccatgatcatcatcaactgcGTTTGCACAGTACCTGGTCTCATCGTAATCGAATCATGGGGGAGACGCAAGCTCCTCATGGCTGGCGCTCTGGGCATGGGTGTTTCTCAGTTGCTGATAGCAGCTGTGTACTCAGCTGCTAACGACAAGATGGAAAAGTCTCATGGAGGGGCCTCTAACATGGTCCTTGTCATCTTTTGTGCCATCAACGTGTTTTTCTACGCATCATCCTGGGGACCTGTTGCCTGGGTTGTTACTTCGGAGATCTTCCCACTCAAAGTTCGCGCGAAGGCCATGTCAGTGTCAACAACAGCAAACTGGCTCTTGAACTTCGGAGTAGCATACGCACCACCATATATCCTCGGCAGAGGTGCCAACGCATTCGGgctcaagatcttcttcatctgggGGACGTGTTGTCTCCTTTCCATTGCTTTCGTATGGCTGATGGTATACGAAACTAGCAAGATGACACTGGAGCAGATTGACGAGATGTACGAGAGAGTAAGATATGCATGGGAGAGTCCAGGGTTCAACCCTACATGGAGCTTCCAACAGATGCAGAACGCAGGCTGGGCAGCGAATGGGCAGCCAGAACAACAGGCTGGCGATGGACATTCAACATCGAACGTCAACTCGACAGACGATGAGACCCATGAAACGGCGCCGATAAGGCCAGATAATGCACACGGATCGACGACTCCTATGGCGAATTTGGATTTTAGTTACTAATTAATCTCTGTTTACATTCCTTGCCACCAAATGCAGTCAGAATGTGAAACGGGCCGTTGGCTTGGAAAAGCCAAGCTGTGCCAATGCAACAGTGAACTCAACCGAATTCCTGGATGCTTACAACAATATAGAATGACCCTGGAAATGGGCAGAATCCTTCACATGTCCAACAACAAGTGCTTGGCGAGCAATCACACCTTGCAAGCCAGCTGATGTTTCACAAGAAGCCCCCTTTCGTAACAATGCCCAGCCTAGAACGGTTGCATGAACCTCCGTCTGACAACGGAGCGTTCCTCAGAATAATGGATCATCCTATTCTGGCAATCATCTGTAACTTTCTAGATGCATCGGGACCCTTACGTGTCTTACCGTTCGATTTCTATCAGAATAGAACCATATTGAGTTTTCCAGACTCCACCACGACTGACCAAATCTAATCGGATCCCACACGATAGGCCATCTCAAAGTCAGACGCCGAGCCCGAAGCGCGAGCTTACCACTTCTGAGACAGGTGACCCCCCGGCCGCATTCCAGTATCCTCTAGAACAAAAACCAAACTCGTACCGTTGGCCAATCAACATTCCGACGACCGCAACCGTCAGTCACATCCTCATTCGGCAGATGAACGACCAAGCTTACTGTGGCTGAAACCTGAACGATGATCTTCCGATTCTTGGCATTCCATGATGTTTGTGGCTTGGCTATGTCGGGTACCAGAACCGGTATCAGCTCATAGGCTGATTCTAGATGGTGCTTACCGGGCCGGGAGGTGAcattctcaacaccatcgtGTAGGGCTGGGAGTCTCGGTCTGGGTTATCGGGAAAGCGGCATCATCGCAGCTATGGACTATTCTAGATGTCGAcagaagaggctgaggatTATTCATGGCTTACGTAGGACTTAGTGTTTGCGCGAGGGTAAACGGCTAGATCTCATCACGGTACAGCTTCTAGAATAGGTGTCTGGACACAGGACGTGAATTGACTTGGTGAGTTGGCATTTCTCACGATAGGGTATACCTTGCGCCGCTATCTAAGCCTCTGAGCTCGAACATCAATACAAAGAACTCGTAACCATAACCAACCATTCATTCTCCATAGCTTACATTTGACAAATTGACCAAACAAGAACGTAATACCATCCAAGATACCCAAAGAAAACTCCGTAGCTTCATCTTCCCTTCGTCTTCAATCCCGTCATTGACGCTGAACTCCTAATAGAACTTGCGGGTGTATTCGAGAACACAGGGCGACATCCTTCAAGCTTCTGCCGACGATCAAACTCTTTAAGAAACGTGTAGACACTACCGAGAGGCATGTATTCCAGTAGAGGCCGCAATTCGCTGGGAAACATCTCGGCGCCGTGATCTTTAATATCCTCGTTGACGCGATTGAGGCGAAGAATCTGCATCCAAGACACAATCCCATCGCCAACCATGAACGTCGGAAATTGCGCCTGGGCGATATCATCCAGAATCCACGTATTCCGGAAATACGGCCTGTTGAGAAAGCTGGAGATGGCCTTGTAGCTGGGTACCTCCGTCGGGTCCGTGATCCCCTCAGGAATGTCACTGAGATGAGCCACCGGCCCCATCCACTGCAGAATCGGCGCGTAATTAGCTGGGTTCGCCTCACGATCACCTGGTTCTCCGAAATTCGCGGGCATGCACTTATCCCACGCCCTGATGATCTCAATCGCAAGATCGGACGTCGCGTCCTTCGGCCCAAGCCATCCAACGACCAACCTCGCCTCGCGGTACGCACGAGCCATATGTGCACGGCGctcagcctcttctttcCTGTCGCGCCTGTTGATGCATAATAGATCGATCCAGATTCGTAGCGGAGGTTTGTCGCATCTCACTGCGCCGGGGTCGACGAGCTTTCGGAGGAATGACCGTAGCCATCCGGGGGGTTTCTTTGTCGGCGATGGTGGTGGGGAgggttgctgctgttgttgttggtgattACTGATAGTCCTTTCTgcctcaagatcaacccttgaggaggaggcgttgttgatgacggATTGGGCACGGGGTCCTAGGAAGACTTCGCGGGTGTAGCGAATCGCTTCGGCGAGGTCGGACGGTATGGCTACTTTTTGGCCATTGAGTAGAATGGTCTCGGTGTTTGTAATGTCGCCGTAAAGAGCAGAAAGGCCGATGAAA
Coding sequences:
- a CDS encoding hypothetical protein (At least one base has a quality score < 10); its protein translation is MAPPSDGLSSIHYQPLDLAAREVRILELQPSPNNDINDRIVCRLVHEKLCEAPDFIGLSALYGDITNTETILLNGQKVAIPSDLAEAIRYTREVFLGPRAQSVINNASSSRVDLEAERTISNHQQQQQQPSPPPSPTKKPPGWLRSFLRKLVDPGAVRCDKPPLRIWIDLLCINRRDRKEEAERRAHMARAYREARLVVGWLGPKDATSDLAIEIIRAWDKCMPANFGEPGDREANPANYAPILQWMGPVAHLSDIPEGITDPTEVPSYKAISSFLNRPYFRNTWILDDIAQAQFPTFMVGDGIVSWMQILRLNRVNEDIKDHGAEMFPSELRPLLEYMPLGSVYTFLKEFDRRQKLEGCRPVFSNTPASSIRSSASMTGLKTKGR